The Candidatus Cybelea sp. genomic sequence GTGAAAAATCCATTGGACTCGATCTGGGGCACCGTCATCAGCGGCTTCGTTCTGACCGCGATTCTCTGGGCGATCGCCAGAGCAATCGTCTCGCACTCGATGGGAGCCGGTGCATGACCGCGCACACCGACTGGATCTTTCGCTGGTTCCATATCCTGGCCGGCATCATGTGGATCGGCCTGCTCTACTTCTTCAATTTCGTCAACGCCGAGGCGATGAAGGAAGCCGCCGCGGCCGGCGAGGCCGGCCCGATCTCCAAGTACGTCATGCCGCGGGCGCTCTTCTTCTTTCGCTGGGGCGCCGTCGTTACGTGGATCTTCGGCGCCGCGCTTTTAGGCAGTTATGAGGCGCCCAGCGGCAATGGTTTCGTCGCCGCGTTTACCCTGCAAGGGCCAATGGCGCCGATCGGTCTGGGAGCCTGGCTGGGCACGATCATGCTGCTCAACGTTTGGGGCGTCATCTGGAGAAATCAGAAGAAAGTCCTAGGCCTGGTTTCTGCGACCGACGCGGAAAAGGCCAAGGCGCGGCGAGTGGCATTCCTTGGCTCTCGCGTCAATACGCTGCTCTCGATTCCGATGATCTTCTTCATGGCAACTGGGCCGACGTCGATGTCGCAATGGATCTACCACTAATTCGGCGTTAGAACGAGCTTCCCGATGTGCGCGCTGCTCTCCATGCGCGCGTGAGCCTCGGCCGCGCGCGCGAACGGAAAGACTGCGTCGACGACCGGCACGATCGGATCGCGCCGGGGAAGGAGCGGCCAGATATGGCGCTCCAGTTCGCGGGCGATCGCGGCCTTCTGCTCGGCCGTACGCGGACGCAGGCTCGAACCCATGATCGTCGCGCGCTTGGCAAGCAGCCGGTGGAGATCGATCTCGACGCCGCGTCCGCGTTGCGTCGCGATGCAGACGACGCGGCCGTCGGGCGATAGGCACTCGATGTCGCGCGCGACGTAGTCGCCGCCGACGATATCGAAGACGACGTCGACGCCGGCGCCGGAGGTCAGGCGCGCGATCTCGGCGACGAAATCGCTCGTTCGGTAATCGATTGCGGCCTTCGCTCCGAGCCGCAGGCAGGCTTCGACCTTCTCCGCACCGCCCGCGGTGGCGTAGGGCGTCGCGCCGAATGCGAGCGCGAACATAATGGCGGTCGAGCCGATTCCGCTCGTTCCGCCGTGCACGAGAACCGACTCGCCGCGTTTGAGCCGGCCTCGGGTGAAGAGGTTGTCGTAGACGGTAAACGCGTTCTCGGGCAGCGTCGCCGCTTCGACGGCGCTCCAGCCCTGTGGAATGGGCAGAACTTGTCCCTGCGCCACGGCGACGAACTCGGCGTAGCCGCCGCCGTTGGTCAGCGCGCAGACGCGGTCGCCCGCTTTCCAACGCGAAACGCTCGTACCGACCGAAGCGACGGCGCCCGCCACCTCCAGGCCGAGAATCGGCGAAGCGTCGCGCGGCGGCGGATAGTTTCCTTGGCGCTGCATCACGTCGGCGCGCGAGATGCCCGCGGCCTGAACCTCGATCAGCACCTCTCCGGGAGCCGGCTCTGGCGGCGGCCTCTCTGCGACGTGCAGAACCTCCGGCGAGCCGTAACGTTCAAACGTTACGTATCGCATCGTTGCCTCGCAACGAGCATCGCATCGCCGAACGAGTAGAAACGGTAGCGATCCTCGACCGCCTGCGCATAGGCTCGCAAGACGTTGGCGCGGCCGGCGAACGCGCTGACCAGCATCAAAAGCGTGGAGCGCGGCAAGTGGAAGTTCGTGATCATCGCGTCGACGACGCGGAAGTCGAAGCCGGGGCGAATGAAGAGTTCGGTCGCGTGCTCACCGGGCGTTAGATGCCCGAAGGAGGCGGCGTTCCCTTCGAGCGCGCGGACGACGGTCGTTCCGACGGCGACGACGCGCCGCGCCGCGCGCTGCGCGCGGACGATCGCTTCTGCTGCCTCCGTACCGAGCGTGTAGGCCTCGGCGTGCATCGCGTGATCGTCGATTCGCTCCGCCGTCACTGGACGGAACGTGCCCAGCCCGACGTTGAGCGTCACGCGCACGACCTCGATCCCGCGCGAAGCGAGCGAAACCAGGAGCTCCGGCGTAAAATGCAGCGAAGCCGTCGGTGCCGCGACGCTTCCCGGAACGCGCGCGAAGACGCTTTGATAGCGCCCCTGCGCTTGCGCGGAGCGCCCGCGAATATACGGCGGCAGCGGCATCTCGCCCGCATCGGCCAAAAACTGCTCGAACGGCACTCGCAGGTCGAATTCGATCTCGCGTAGCCCCTCCGCGAGCTCGCCGGTAACGAGGGCTTCGCCGAACTTTTCGAAGAGAATTCGCGTCCCCGCGCGCAGGCGGCGGGCCGGTTTGGTCAAGGCGATCCAGCGCCGCGCATTACGGTCGTACGCGAGCGATCGCGCCGGATGGAGCAGCAGCAGTTCGATACGGGCGCTTCCGCCGGCAGAACGTCCGAAGATGCGCGCGGGAATCACGCGCGTCTCGTTGAGGACTAGGAGGTCGCCCTCGCGCAGGAGCTTCGGCAGTTCGTGAAACGCGCGATGGTCGAGGTGTGAACCGTCCAGGACCAGCAGCCGGCTGGCGTCGCGGACCGGTGCGGGTGACTGCGCGATGAGTTCCTGCGGCAGCGTGTAGTCGTAGGCGGCTGCCAGGCTCTCATCGATTGAGATAATCGACTTTCGTTTGCGGGAAGTACTGCGCGAGGATCTCTTCGGCGCCCCGGTTCTGCAGCGCCATTCCGCGCGCACCCCACTGACAGAGGCCGACGCCGTGCCCCAACCCGCCGCCATCGACCGCGACGCCGCCTGCCACCCGCGGCTGCAGATCGAGGACGAGCAGGCTGCGCAGCGTCCGCGGGCCGACCGCCATCCGGAACGCGCTGCCTCGTACCGTAAGACTGCCGTGCTGGCCGAGCAGCGTGAAGCTCCGCGCGCGACCGCTGCCGTCGCGCGCCGCGATCGCGATGCTCGTAAGATTCCCGAACGGCGCCAATTGCGGCGCGTAGCGCGCAGCGATCGCGTCGAGCGCCAGCGTTGCGTTCCAACGATAGTTCGGCGAGTCGGTGCACCACGTGCAGACGACGCCCTGCAGGTAGGGAATCGGCGTCGTATTCCAGGCCTCAGCAGAAGCCTCGGTATGTCCGCCGCAACATGAGGAGTACGCGATCTGCGCGAAAGTACCGTTGAAGGTCAGCACCCGTCCCGCCGTCGCGTCGACGGCTGCGGTGGCATCTGCAGACTCACCCGCAACGCCGTGATAGACCTGGTTGAGCTCAGAGGGAACCAGATCGTACGCGCGGCGCGGATCGCTGCGCTGCAGGACGTACGTGCGCGAGCAGATCGCCTGCGCTTGCAGCGCCGGCGCCGGCCAGCGCGCCGCCATCTCGCTCGGAACGACGCTGTAGAGATACTCCTCGATATCGACCAGGTTTACGACCCGTCCCTCGCTGTCGCGCGTAAAGCTGCCGCGGTAGAAGCGGCCATTGTAGGAAAACGTTCCGCCGGACGACGCGGAGGCGTCGCCGGATCCGAGCAGGACGCGCAGCGCGGGCCGCGTGGAACTGCTCGCGGGATCGGCGTCGCTCTGCGCCTGCGCTCGTCCCGTTAGCATCGGCGCAGCCGCGAGCATCAGAAACGCCCCGCGCTTGATGTTCGTCAGCGCCATCTTACAGCAGCCGCTCCTGCGATGGTTTCCCTCCCACGATGCCTAGATGGCGGAAGGCTGCCGGCGTTGCGCGCCGGCCGCTCGCCGTGCGCGTGATGAAACCCGATTTGAGCAAGTACGGCTCGACGACGTCTTCGAGCGTCTCGGCGTCTTCGGTGAGCGAGGCCGCGATCGCCGCAATGCCCGCCGGGCCGCCGCGATACTGCACGACGAGCGTCTGCAAGAACGCGCGATCGAGCCGGTCGAGCCCGGATTCGTCGACGCCCTCGCGGTGCAGCGCCTCGTCGGCAACGGCGACGGTGATGTGTCCCTCCGCGCGGACTTCGGCAAAGTCGCGAACTCGCCGCAGCAATCGGTTGGCAACCCGCGGGGTTCCACGGCTGCGCGCCGCGATCGTGTGCGCCGCTTCGGGGTCGATCGGCACGCCCAGAACGTTGGCCGAACGGCGGACGATCCGTTCCAGCTCCGCCACGCCGTAGTAATCGAGATGATGGACGATGCCGAAGCGCTCGCGCAGCGGTGCCGTCAGCATGCCCGCGCGCGTCGTCGCACCGACGAGGGTAAAGTGCTGCAGCGGCAGCTTCAACGTCTTTGCGTAGGTGCCGCGATCGACCACGAAGTCGATCTGAAAATCCTCCATCGCGGGGTAGAGAAACTCTTCGACGACGCGTCCGAGCCGGTGCACTTCGTCGACGAAGAACACGTCGCCGCGCTCCAGCGAAGTGAGAATGCCGACGAGGTCCTTGGGCTTCTCCAGTGTTGGGCCGCTCGTCGGACGAAAGTTCGCGTTCAGTTCGCGGGCGATTAGGCCGGCCAGGGTCGTCTTGCCGAGGCCCGGCGGCCCGTAAAAGAGGACGTGCTCGAGCGGCTCGCCGCGGCGCTTGGCGGCGTCGATCGCGATCCGCAAGTTCTCCACGACGCGCTCTTGCCCGACGTACTCTTCGAAGCAACGGGGACGCAGGCTCGCGCCGAAGACTTCCTCCTCCAACGCGTCGTGCGGATCGACGATGCGATCGCGCGCGGATGATTGCTCCGGCTGCGGCGTGACGTCGGATGGGCCCAGCAGCCGCCGGCGCGCGCCCGAGTCGCTCATACCGTGTCCTTCGCCGACTTCGAGCGGTATATCTCCGCGAGCAAATCCTCCGCTTGATCGATATCGGGTCTGCGCTCGAGCGTCTGACGAGTCATCGCCTCGCCCTCGGCACGCCGATAGCCGAGCTGCACGAGCACGGCCAGCGCTTCGTCGGCAAAGTCGGGAATGGCGATCGGCTCCGGCTGCGGCGCGTCCTGGATGAGCAAGAACTTCGTCACCTTTCCCTGCAGCTTCGCGACGACGTCCCGTGCTTTTTGCTGGCCGATGCCGGGAAGCGTCTTGAGCAGCGCGTAGTCGCCGCGATCGATCGCGGCAGCGATCGTCGACATCGGCAGGGAGAACGCCCGCGCCGCGGAGCGCGGACCGATCGACGAGACCGTCAAGAGCGCTTCGAAGAACTCGCGCTCGATCGCGTTGGTGAATCCGTAATACGTGAAGCGGCCGCTGTTGCCGTCCATATTGAGGACGGCGTAGATCTCCAAGGCAACGCGTTCCCCCGCGCGCAGGGGCAGCTTGTCGGCGATGCAGGGCGGCAAGACGATTTCGTATCCGAGGCCGGCGGCTTCGACGATCGCGGTATCGCCGGCACGCTCGACGAGCGAGCCCGAGATTCTAGCGAACACGAGCCGGGCCCAGCGGGCTGCGGATCACGTTGACGAAGGCCAGCGCCAGTGCCAACGCATCGGAGACGTCGTCGGGTTTGGGCGCGCGCTGCAGCCGCAGCAAACGCGTGATCATCGCGTTGACCTGCGCCTTGCGGGCGCTGCCGGAACCGACGAGCGCGCGTTTGACGTGCGCGTGGCCGAGCGTGTGCACCTCGATCCCGGCTTGCGCGCCGGCCAGGCAGAGCACCCCGCGAGCGTGACCCATCAGGACCGCGGTGCGCGGGTTCTTATAGCTCGTATACAGGTCCTCGATGACGATCCAACCGGGCTCGACCTGCGCGATGAC encodes the following:
- a CDS encoding SpoIID/LytB domain-containing protein, whose translation is MALTNIKRGAFLMLAAAPMLTGRAQAQSDADPASSSTRPALRVLLGSGDASASSGGTFSYNGRFYRGSFTRDSEGRVVNLVDIEEYLYSVVPSEMAARWPAPALQAQAICSRTYVLQRSDPRRAYDLVPSELNQVYHGVAGESADATAAVDATAGRVLTFNGTFAQIAYSSCCGGHTEASAEAWNTTPIPYLQGVVCTWCTDSPNYRWNATLALDAIAARYAPQLAPFGNLTSIAIAARDGSGRARSFTLLGQHGSLTVRGSAFRMAVGPRTLRSLLVLDLQPRVAGGVAVDGGGLGHGVGLCQWGARGMALQNRGAEEILAQYFPQTKVDYLNR
- a CDS encoding urate hydroxylase PuuD, with the protein product MTAHTDWIFRWFHILAGIMWIGLLYFFNFVNAEAMKEAAAAGEAGPISKYVMPRALFFFRWGAVVTWIFGAALLGSYEAPSGNGFVAAFTLQGPMAPIGLGAWLGTIMLLNVWGVIWRNQKKVLGLVSATDAEKAKARRVAFLGSRVNTLLSIPMIFFMATGPTSMSQWIYH
- a CDS encoding NAD(P)H-quinone oxidoreductase; the encoded protein is MRYVTFERYGSPEVLHVAERPPPEPAPGEVLIEVQAAGISRADVMQRQGNYPPPRDASPILGLEVAGAVASVGTSVSRWKAGDRVCALTNGGGYAEFVAVAQGQVLPIPQGWSAVEAATLPENAFTVYDNLFTRGRLKRGESVLVHGGTSGIGSTAIMFALAFGATPYATAGGAEKVEACLRLGAKAAIDYRTSDFVAEIARLTSGAGVDVVFDIVGGDYVARDIECLSPDGRVVCIATQRGRGVEIDLHRLLAKRATIMGSSLRPRTAEQKAAIARELERHIWPLLPRRDPIVPVVDAVFPFARAAEAHARMESSAHIGKLVLTPN
- the queA gene encoding tRNA preQ1(34) S-adenosylmethionine ribosyltransferase-isomerase QueA, with the protein product MRAEWRCRTGAPKRSSRSTSRKRKSIISIDESLAAAYDYTLPQELIAQSPAPVRDASRLLVLDGSHLDHRAFHELPKLLREGDLLVLNETRVIPARIFGRSAGGSARIELLLLHPARSLAYDRNARRWIALTKPARRLRAGTRILFEKFGEALVTGELAEGLREIEFDLRVPFEQFLADAGEMPLPPYIRGRSAQAQGRYQSVFARVPGSVAAPTASLHFTPELLVSLASRGIEVVRVTLNVGLGTFRPVTAERIDDHAMHAEAYTLGTEAAEAIVRAQRAARRVVAVGTTVVRALEGNAASFGHLTPGEHATELFIRPGFDFRVVDAMITNFHLPRSTLLMLVSAFAGRANVLRAYAQAVEDRYRFYSFGDAMLVARQRCDT
- the ruvA gene encoding Holliday junction branch migration protein RuvA, encoding MFARISGSLVERAGDTAIVEAAGLGYEIVLPPCIADKLPLRAGERVALEIYAVLNMDGNSGRFTYYGFTNAIEREFFEALLTVSSIGPRSAARAFSLPMSTIAAAIDRGDYALLKTLPGIGQQKARDVVAKLQGKVTKFLLIQDAPQPEPIAIPDFADEALAVLVQLGYRRAEGEAMTRQTLERRPDIDQAEDLLAEIYRSKSAKDTV
- the ruvB gene encoding Holliday junction branch migration DNA helicase RuvB, translating into MSDSGARRRLLGPSDVTPQPEQSSARDRIVDPHDALEEEVFGASLRPRCFEEYVGQERVVENLRIAIDAAKRRGEPLEHVLFYGPPGLGKTTLAGLIARELNANFRPTSGPTLEKPKDLVGILTSLERGDVFFVDEVHRLGRVVEEFLYPAMEDFQIDFVVDRGTYAKTLKLPLQHFTLVGATTRAGMLTAPLRERFGIVHHLDYYGVAELERIVRRSANVLGVPIDPEAAHTIAARSRGTPRVANRLLRRVRDFAEVRAEGHITVAVADEALHREGVDESGLDRLDRAFLQTLVVQYRGGPAGIAAIAASLTEDAETLEDVVEPYLLKSGFITRTASGRRATPAAFRHLGIVGGKPSQERLL
- the ruvC gene encoding crossover junction endodeoxyribonuclease RuvC gives rise to the protein MSKVRSLRILGIDPALRTTGYGAIELRDGTLHLLEAGVVAPQARGTLEQRLRELHAGISEVIAQVEPGWIVIEDLYTSYKNPRTAVLMGHARGVLCLAGAQAGIEVHTLGHAHVKRALVGSGSARKAQVNAMITRLLRLQRAPKPDDVSDALALALAFVNVIRSPLGPARVR